GACAGCCACGAAAGGTCCGGTCGCTCGTGGGCTGATCCGGTGTACGGCCATGGCCACCAGCTCCTTTCCCGTACCGGTCTCCCCCTGGATAAGTACCGGCTCATCAAGGGCAGCGAATCGGGGAAGATCCGCAAGAGCCTCAGACATCACCGGATCCTGGAAAAGAAGATATGGATCTAGTCGGTTTTTCAAGACTGACCCGCGCCGGGCGACCATATCCCTGCTTAACCGGGTCGCCAGATCAATGGGATCAACCGGTTTCTGCAGATAATCCCGCACTCCGTGTTTCAGTGCGGTGACAGCATTGTCGACGGAACCGTGACCTGTAATGAGATAAAAGCAGCCCTCGGGATGATGTTTCTGAAAAAAAGGCAGTAATTCCAAGCCGTCACCATCTCTTAATTTCAGGTCAGCGAGAACCACATCATATCTATTGCTTTCCAGCTTCAGCCCCGCCTCACGAAGTGATCCAGCACAACCCACCTTTGCCCCAAGCCCTCTCAGGGCCCGGCCAAGACTGCGCTGTATGGCTACATCATCGTCCATCACCAGTATTCGCATCCCCTGCAGGTCGGGAAGTTCCCTTTTCATATTGCAGCTCCACGGGAAGTGTCCCGACCTGGAAGAACAAGCTTCAGCACCGCCCCACCTCCTTCCCTGTTTTCCGCGGTAACAGTACCACCATGAGCCTCGATTGTACGCCTGCTGATCGCGAGCCCAAGACCATGTCCAGTGGGTTTTGTGGTTACGAATGGTGCGAAAATATCCAGATCTTCCGGAAACCCGCAGCCACGGTCCCTTATTTCAAAAATGAGCCAGCCGTCCTCCCGCCAGACCTCCATCTCAATGATTCCATCCTTCTGTCCACTTTCCGCACTGTTAATAACCAGATTGAGCAGGGCGTCACGCACAGAGTCTGTCATGATCGCAACCGCCCCCTCCACCCGACTGCAGCAGCGCAGCTCAAGACCACTGCGGACCAGTACCGGTTCAGCCAGCCGTGCCACCTCGGCCAGCAACTCCTTCATATCCACTTCCTTCAGTGGCTCATCCCTTTTTCTTGTCAGATCCAGCATGGAACCGAGCTTTTCATCAAGTCTCACCAGATCCCGGTCCATCTCCTCGATAATCTCATCCTGCTCTTCCGGCATGATCCGCAGAGAGGCAAGGTTTGCCCGAAAGCTGGCCAGGGGATTGCGCAGATCATGGACAAGTCCGGCCATCAGCTCGGCTGCAGTGGCGTATCGATACAGCTCTCGAACCCGTTTTTCCAGATCTCTGACCCTTCCGGCCGCCCAGACAGTTACCCCGAAGGCAATACAGAGAGCACCGATCCCAAGCAGGGAAAAAAGAGTAATCGCCCGGATTATTCCACCCATTGCCCTGCCAACCGTTTCCCTCAGGGTAGCCCGGTTAAAACCAAATTCCAGTCGAACAGGATCCTTCCCCCGACTTTCCAGCAGGAATTCTATTCTGAGCAGAGGGGCGGACTCCGAGTAGAGCCGGCTGGCTGCAGTTACATCTCGCAGATCACCGCCACCCTCTTTTTTATAGCCCTCTGTTTTTTCTGTGACTAGCCGGTTTCCGGTGCCATGATATTTGTGGATTCCCTCCCCCCGTGAACGAACACGAACGTGTTCAAGATCTGGAATCTGACGGAAAATGGTATTGATCTCCCTGTGCAGCCAGGAGTGTGAATCCTCTGCCAGCAGGGGATCAATATCAACCTTTGAGAGGTGCTCGACCAGCGGTGTTACCGATGTCAACAGGCCGTGAACAATCAGCTGGGACTGGGCCTGTCTGGCCTTGAAATAGAGCCAGGTGGAACCCGCACCGGTCACTACCACGAACAGTGCCAGTAAAACCAGGTAGGGTATCAGGATAATCCTGACCAGGGGCAGATTTGATTCGCTCATGCCGGATTCAATTCCTCTGCCTGATTGCATTCATTTCAGAAATAATTCTGCCGACCGCCCTCTCCAGGGATTGACTCTTCTTCTGCCTTGCCGTCTGTTCAAGAGCGGCAAGGTCTGAAGCGAGTTCCTTTAATCCGAGATTAAGAAGCGACCCCTTGATTTGATGGGCTTTTTCTGCAACATCCTGCAAAGAGGGCGTTTCACATTCCACCACAACACGCAGTTCTTCCAATCCTTTGAACACCTGTTCCAGGGTGAGGGTAATCAATTTTTCCCGCTCCTCAAATGAGAATGGGAATGTTGTCTCGATGTATTGCCGTATTCCGGCCATGGTCAGGTTGGTTTCACTACCATTACCCCGCGCGGCTGGAGATTTCTCCCCATCCTTTTCTAAAACCTTCCCATGCTCTTTTTCGCCACAGAATTGATGCAGAACCTGGGCAATTTGAACATTGCGAAACGGTTTCAGCAGATAATGATCCATCCCTGCCCTGCGACAGCGTCTTCGATCTTCCTCCCGGGCATTGGCTGTCAGGGCAACTATCGGTGTGTTACTGCCCTGCAGCTTTTTCTGCAAGGCAGGAATAATATCGGAAAAACCGGAAACAGTTTCCCCCCTGCCCTGCTCACATGAACGGATTATTTCGGCAGTACTCAATCCATCCAGTACAGGCATCTGCATATCCATAAAGATGAGATCAAAGGACATCGAAACCATCTTTTCGAGACATTCTCTGCCATTAGCCGCAATATACGGTTTATGCCCGCCATGTTTCAGCATCATCTTCAATATTTCCTGATTTGCCTCATTATCATCCACTATCAGAATAACCAGGGATTTGTCACATTCCAGATCCACATGTTTTTCCCCGGTAAACAGGAGCGCCTTCTCCTGCTCGGTGGCAACGCCACATTTGCAGGTAAAATAAAATGTTGTGCCCTTTCCTTCCTCTGTTTCAAACCATATCCTGCCCCCCATCATTGTACAAAGCTCTTTACAGATAGAGAGTCCAAGTCCGCTGCCACCATATTTTCTTGTGATGGAATTATCAGCCTGGGTAAATGGCTCAAAAAGGTGATCACGGTTTTTCTTCGGAATGCCGACCCCGGTATCACTGACCTGAAACAACAGCAGGGCCGTATTATTTTTTACCGTTCCATTTATTTCAAGACCGATTGAACCTTCATCAGTAAATTTCAGGCTGTTACCCACCAGGTTTATTAAAATCTGCTGCAGTCTGAACCCATCCCCCGTAAATATTTCCGGCAGATTTTCATCAATACTGTATTTAAAGGCAATACCTTTGCTGCTGAACTGACCTGCAAGTATCTCTCCCGTGTCAACAACAAGGTTTTTAAGCACAAAGGGGCTTTCTGCCAGGCGAAACTGACCTGACTCAATCTTTGACAAATCAAGAAGATTATTCAACATATTTTCGAGGAAAACAGCCGATCTTTTTCCCTTGATCAACAGCTCCTGCTGAACAGTACTCAGAGCAGTTGTAGCAAAAAGCTCAAGGATACCGATCAACCCGTGCAGCGGTGTGCGAATATCATGGCTGACATTGGTGAGAAGACGACTTTTAATTTCATTGGCTGCTTCCGCCTTTTCCTTGGCCTTCAGCAACTCCACCTCGTTTTGTTTACGCTGCGTAATATCCTCGATGATCCATATATAGCCGTCTCCTTCAACAGTTTTTGATTCTATCGGTTTACCGGTCAGGTTGACCCAGAAGAGTGAGCCATCCTTTCTCTTTAATTGGGTTTCCGCCGTGAAAATATCCGCCTGTTCAAAACCGGCGGAAAATTCTTCGGCAAAATCCAGAAATGCCTGCTTTGACGGGTACATCATTTCCGTCAGCTGTCCAAGAATCTCATCATCAACAGAATAACCGAAGAGTTCAACACAGGTCCGGTTTATCCAGACAAACCGCCGGTCAACGATAATGGTAATTCCCAGCCCGGCATGCTTGACGATAAGCTGCAGTTTCTCGCTTTCCTCTCTCAGTTTCTCCGTTAAACTGATTCTTTTGGAGATATCTTCCTTGACTGCTGCAAAATGGGTTATTTCTCCCCCGGAATCGATAATGGGAGTAATAGTGGCTTCCTCCCAGTAAGTTTCCCCGTTCTTCTTCTTATTGTGCAAGACTCCTTTCCAGGTTTTTGCCTGGGTAATTGTTTCCCACAACCCACTGTACAGAGCTTTTTTCAATCTTCCCGAATTCAGAATTCGTGGATTCTTACCATATGCTTCATCAAAATCGTATCCGGTAACAGAGGTGAAATGAGGATTAACATAAACGATGTTTCCATCAACATCAGTTATAACAATACTGCTGCCGGCCTGTTCCACAACCTGGGAAAAAAGACGTGTTTTTTTCTCACTCTCCGCCAATGCCTCGGACTGCAGGAGTATGGTATACCGACGTTTCTCCAGGAGGTACACAAAACCGCAGGCAACAACCAGCAGGAGTCCGAAAATCACCAGCAGCCAGTTATAAAGCCCTGAAAGGGGAGTATTTATCCTGTGAAACCAGTCCATATCAACAATATGAACCAGAAAAAGCTCATTTCCCAGAAGAGGCCTGCTGAAAAAGTAGTACGATTTACCCTGGAGATCAATTGCAGAAAAGCCTGTATTTTTCACCCGGACCCAAGTGCCCCGGGGAAAACCCAGCGAAATAACTTCTTTTTCCGGAAATTGTTTTGAATGTCGAATGACCGCCCGCTGTTCTTCAGTCAGGTCTTCAACTGTATTAAGAATTTTTTCCGTTGTATTTAATAAAATGCCCTGGTTTGTGGCAAGCCCCGTGCGCAGAATATCCTTTTCTGAAGGCATACTGGAAAAAGAAAAGATTGACTTCAGCTGAAAAAAACGAGGGTCAATTTTCAAGACGGCAACCCCCAGCTTATCACCATTCAGCTCAATAGCATGGGAAAAATAGATTCCTGTTACATGGGACGTGACTCCCCGCGCCAGGTAAACGGATTTTCCTTTTTTGAGCGCTTCTGTAAAATATGGTCGAAAACCATAATTATTGCCAATAAAGGACTTGGCGCTTGAAAACCTGCACTGTCCATCCTTCGTCAGCAGATATACTGCGGAAATATGTCGTATCTGCCCAATATTTTCCAGAATTCTATTTGTCATCAACCGGGCAATCGCCGTCGGTTCCTGATCGTGCTCAAATTTGTAAAACTCATTGGCAATAGTTGGATCATTGATAACAAGATGGTGCAGACTGTCAATTTCATTAATCCTTGATTCAAGCCTGGTGGCCTCCAGTTTGAAAAACCGGCCATACCTGTCTATGTCAGTAATTTTTCGTTCTTTATGTATATAAACAACGATAAAGGTAACCATCAGAATAATGGAAACCACGAAAATGATGGAAACAAAAACCAGCTTGGAAATTTTGTTAGCTGTTTTGGGCATTCTGTATTATTGCTTGACTGAGTTTCACGGGTATTCAGCATTCAAATTAAGTATATCTTTTTCTTTTCACAAAAAACAGTAAGAATATTCTAAAATAGCTTTTCTCTCTTTCTTACTAACACTTGGGCTCAATCCACCACGGATTCAGGTTGCTTTTCAAGCACCGATAGGGTTCACTGCCCATGAAAAAAATACGGTAAAGGACCTTTAAGAACCATGCAGAAAAAACATCACAACAATGACAAAAAAAACGTCTATACCTGTAGTGAATACAGGGAAGAAATGATGCTCCTGGCATTGAGGCGTAAACTTGCGGAATCGAGACTGGACAATAACGAAAAAACCGCCCTGGAAAAAGAAATCACAGAGCTGGAAACTAAAATCGGCATGTAGAAAATGAGGCTGCTGAATCTGCTGCAAAAATACTCCTTCCTCCTAGGCCTGTTTCTGGTTGCCGTGTTTACCCTGGCCGACACACGTGGAATAACAACCGGTGCCGGACTCTGGCTGAAAGAGCATCATGGCCCGGACTGTGTCATTGTCCTGATTTTCTTCCTCTCCGGCCTGGCCCTTGACATCTCGACCATCAGGGCAGGCCTCTCGGATATCAGGGGAACTCTTGCAGCATTGCTGCTGATCTTTATTGTTGCCCCTTTGCTCACCCTGCCGTTCAGCTTTTTTCAACCGGATAATGGTATTCTGATAGGTCTCTTCCTGGTGGCCGTCATGCCGACAACTCTCAGCAGCGGAGTGGTCATGACAGGCAGTTCAGGTGGCAATATGGCTCACGCCCTGCTGATAACCATTGTCGCCAATTCCCTGGCAGTTGTCACCATCCCGCTCACCCTCAGTCTGCTCCTCACCATAACCGGGGACAGTCGAGCAATTGAAATAGACCAGCTGCCCATAATCATTAAGATTGCCACCCTCATCCTCCTGCCCCTGGTAACTGGAATCATTCTGCGCCGGAAACTGCAATCGACGTTACGTCCCTTTTTGCCCTATACTGTGATCTGCAGCCAGGTCGGTATCCTGACCATGGTCTGGATGGCTCTGTGCCGGGGAAGAATAACAATTCTTGCCAATCTCGATGCCGTTTTTCCTGTGCTGACCATTGTTTTCCTTTTCCACCTGGCCCTGGTTCTCATGGGGCTGCTGCTCACCCGTATTCTTGGCATAAAAAAAGGTCACAGGGAAAGTGTCATCTTCATGGGGGCCAGAAAACCCTGCCCCTTTCCATTATTCTCCAGGTTTCCCTCTTTCCCGAATTCGGCCTGGCTCTGGTCGTCTGCGTAATGCATCACGTCATTCATCTTATCATGGACGGTTTTCTCATTGAATACCTCAAAGGGAAAAATGAGTACTGACAGGCCGCGTCTACGTACATTCAGTCATACCTGCAGGCAACGATTCGG
The DNA window shown above is from Desulfomarina profundi and carries:
- a CDS encoding bile acid:sodium symporter, which translates into the protein MRLLNLLQKYSFLLGLFLVAVFTLADTRGITTGAGLWLKEHHGPDCVIVLIFFLSGLALDISTIRAGLSDIRGTLAALLLIFIVAPLLTLPFSFFQPDNGILIGLFLVAVMPTTLSSGVVMTGSSGGNMAHALLITIVANSLAVVTIPLTLSLLLTITGDSRAIEIDQLPIIIKIATLILLPLVTGIILRRKLQSTLRPFLPYTVICSQVGILTMVWMALCRGRITILANLDAVFPVLTIVFLFHLALVLMGLLLTRILGIKKGHRESVIFMGARKPCPFPLFSRFPSFPNSAWLWSSA
- a CDS encoding sigma-54-dependent transcriptional regulator, with product MKRELPDLQGMRILVMDDDVAIQRSLGRALRGLGAKVGCAGSLREAGLKLESNRYDVVLADLKLRDGDGLELLPFFQKHHPEGCFYLITGHGSVDNAVTALKHGVRDYLQKPVDPIDLATRLSRDMVARRGSVLKNRLDPYLLFQDPVMSEALADLPRFAALDEPVLIQGETGTGKELVAMAVHRISPRATGPFVAVNCGAIPESMLESELFGHEKGAFTGAAKMHRGRFEQASGGTLFLDEIGEMPLQFQVRLLRVLEDGEIQRLGSEQRLRIDVRIVAATHRDLHEDVDVGIFRRDLFYRLDVLPVQLPPLRERRGDILLLAGHFLRRTFEEMGRNSAPLLLRVRQRNYCTDVHGLAISGSCVIP
- a CDS encoding PAS domain S-box protein translates to MPKTANKISKLVFVSIIFVVSIILMVTFIVVYIHKERKITDIDRYGRFFKLEATRLESRINEIDSLHHLVINDPTIANEFYKFEHDQEPTAIARLMTNRILENIGQIRHISAVYLLTKDGQCRFSSAKSFIGNNYGFRPYFTEALKKGKSVYLARGVTSHVTGIYFSHAIELNGDKLGVAVLKIDPRFFQLKSIFSFSSMPSEKDILRTGLATNQGILLNTTEKILNTVEDLTEEQRAVIRHSKQFPEKEVISLGFPRGTWVRVKNTGFSAIDLQGKSYYFFSRPLLGNELFLVHIVDMDWFHRINTPLSGLYNWLLVIFGLLLVVACGFVYLLEKRRYTILLQSEALAESEKKTRLFSQVVEQAGSSIVITDVDGNIVYVNPHFTSVTGYDFDEAYGKNPRILNSGRLKKALYSGLWETITQAKTWKGVLHNKKKNGETYWEEATITPIIDSGGEITHFAAVKEDISKRISLTEKLREESEKLQLIVKHAGLGITIIVDRRFVWINRTCVELFGYSVDDEILGQLTEMMYPSKQAFLDFAEEFSAGFEQADIFTAETQLKRKDGSLFWVNLTGKPIESKTVEGDGYIWIIEDITQRKQNEVELLKAKEKAEAANEIKSRLLTNVSHDIRTPLHGLIGILELFATTALSTVQQELLIKGKRSAVFLENMLNNLLDLSKIESGQFRLAESPFVLKNLVVDTGEILAGQFSSKGIAFKYSIDENLPEIFTGDGFRLQQILINLVGNSLKFTDEGSIGLEINGTVKNNTALLLFQVSDTGVGIPKKNRDHLFEPFTQADNSITRKYGGSGLGLSICKELCTMMGGRIWFETEEGKGTTFYFTCKCGVATEQEKALLFTGEKHVDLECDKSLVILIVDDNEANQEILKMMLKHGGHKPYIAANGRECLEKMVSMSFDLIFMDMQMPVLDGLSTAEIIRSCEQGRGETVSGFSDIIPALQKKLQGSNTPIVALTANAREEDRRRCRRAGMDHYLLKPFRNVQIAQVLHQFCGEKEHGKVLEKDGEKSPAARGNGSETNLTMAGIRQYIETTFPFSFEEREKLITLTLEQVFKGLEELRVVVECETPSLQDVAEKAHQIKGSLLNLGLKELASDLAALEQTARQKKSQSLERAVGRIISEMNAIRQRN
- a CDS encoding sensor histidine kinase yields the protein MSESNLPLVRIILIPYLVLLALFVVVTGAGSTWLYFKARQAQSQLIVHGLLTSVTPLVEHLSKVDIDPLLAEDSHSWLHREINTIFRQIPDLEHVRVRSRGEGIHKYHGTGNRLVTEKTEGYKKEGGGDLRDVTAASRLYSESAPLLRIEFLLESRGKDPVRLEFGFNRATLRETVGRAMGGIIRAITLFSLLGIGALCIAFGVTVWAAGRVRDLEKRVRELYRYATAAELMAGLVHDLRNPLASFRANLASLRIMPEEQDEIIEEMDRDLVRLDEKLGSMLDLTRKRDEPLKEVDMKELLAEVARLAEPVLVRSGLELRCCSRVEGAVAIMTDSVRDALLNLVINSAESGQKDGIIEMEVWREDGWLIFEIRDRGCGFPEDLDIFAPFVTTKPTGHGLGLAISRRTIEAHGGTVTAENREGGGAVLKLVLPGRDTSRGAAI